CCACCTTGCCCTCGAGCGCCTTGGACGAGAACGCCTTGCCGTCCTGGCCCGTGAGCTCAAAGGAGGGCATCGGATAGAGCGCCGGGAGGCCGGGCCGGTCGAGGGTGAGGAAGCCGATTACGCCGGCGATCACGGCCGACGCCACCAGCAGGAACGCGAGGTTGCGCATCACGCACCCACCATCAGCGCCGTGAAGATCGCCGCGAGGTAGAGGAGCGAGCCCCGCATCATGCGCCGCGCCCAGACCAGGCCGCCGTGGCGGAGGCCGTAGACGGCGTCGGCGAGGAACCAGACACCAGCGACGGTGGCGACGATCCCGTAGAGCCAGCCGGCCATGCCCAGCGGCAGCACGAGCAGCGAGACCGCGAGCTGGGCCACGGCCCAGGCCACCGTCCAGCGCTTGGTCGCCTCCTCACCGCGGCTGACCGAGAAGACCCGGTAGCCGGCCCGGGCATAGTCGTCCCGGCAGAGGATCGAGATGGCCAGGAAGTGCGGGAGCTGCCAGACGAAGAGGATCGAGAAGAGCACGATGCCCGGCAGGTCGATCGTACCGGTCGCGGCCGCGTAGCCGATCAGCGGCGGCAGCGCGCCGGGGACGGCGCCGACCAGCAGCGAGTCGGAGCTCATCCGCTTCATCGGCGTGTAGATCCACACGTAGCTGACCAGGGCGATGAAGGCGAGCAGCCCGGCGAGCGGCTCGATGGCGAAGGTCAGCACCGAGAGGGAGACGGCGGCGAGGCCGAGCGCGAAGGCCACCGCCAGCCCGGGGGAGAGGCGACCGGCTGCGAGGGGGCGCCTGCGCGTGCGGTTCATGAGCGCGTCGAAGTCGCGCTCGAGCCAGCAGTTGAGGGCGTTCGCCGCGCTCACGACCATCGCGGTGGCGACGACGACGGCCAGGGACGGGACCAGCGGGAGGCGATTGGGCGCGACCCAGAGGCCGCCCGCGGTGGTGAAAACCACCATCGCGGTAATCCGCGGCTTGGTGAGCGCCACGAGATCGCGGACGACACCCGCGCGGCCGGCTTCCACGCCCGCTGCGGCGACCGAGCTCAATTCTCCGTTCCTCCAAGGCCTTCCGCTCGTTGGGACACCGAGCGCGGGCGCAGAGTTATCGCTTCGACGGGATGTGGTCAAGGCAACCTGCTGTTATCCGTTGCACGGCCGGGCGTGACTTCCACCGCTTCGAACGAGTGAAGCCCGGGGCCGGCGCCTGTGGTATGGCCAACCCTTTGCCGCCGGTTCGACGGCAGGCGGCGCCCCCTCGCGCGATCGCTTCACGAGGAACGAATGCACCGGAGCAAATCGCCCCTTCTCGTCATCTTCCTCACGATCTTCCTCGATCTGCTGGGCTTCGGCCTCGTCATCCCGCTCCTGCCCTTCTTTGCCTCCGACCTGGGCGCAACGGGCTTCCAGGTGGGGATCGTGATGACTGCCTACTCCGGCATGCAGTTCCTCTGCGCGCCGCTGTGGGGGAGGCTCTCCGACCGGATCGGCCGGCGTCCCGTGCTCCTGGTGTCGATCGCCGGCAACGTGGTGGCGATGCTGCTCTTCGCGGCCTCCACCAACCTCGTGGTCTTCTTCCTGGCCCGCGCCTTCGCCGGTATGGCCAACGCCAACATCGGCACGGCCCAGGCCTACATCGCCGACATCACGCCCCCCGAGCAGCGAACCAAGGGCATGGGCCTCATCGGCGCCGCCTTCGGTCTGGGCTTCGTCCTCGGACCGGCGGTCGGCGGACTCCTCGCCGGCATCTCCCACGCAGCCCCCGCCCTCGCCGCCGCCGGCCTCTCGGCCCTCAACCTGGTCCTCGCCTTCTTCATCCTCCCCGAGTCGCTGAAGCCCGAGGCGCGGGAGGCGGCGAAGCTGCGCCGGGGCTCGCGCCTCCAGGCCTTCCGCGAGTCCCTCTCGCACCCCTTCCTTCCCCTCCTCTTCCTCCTCTTCTTCCTCACGACCGTCGGCTTCGCCCAGCTCGAGACCACCTTCGCGCTCTTCACCGCGAAGCGCTTCGGCTACGACGTCACCCAGAACGGCTACCTCTTCGCCTTCATCGGCGTGGTCCTCGCCCTGGTCCAGGGCGGCATCGTCCACCCCTTGCGGCGGTGGGCCGGCGAGGCCGCCATGCTGCTCGTCGGCACCGTGGGCCTCATGATCGGCCTCCTGGTCATCGGCCAGGTCCACACCTCCTCGGGCCTCGTGGCGGCCTGCGCCATCCTTGCCTTCGGCAACGGCCTGAGCTCCCCGGCACTCTCCAGCCTGGTCTCCAAGCAGGCGCCGTCCCACTCCCAGGGCCGGATCCTCGGCGTGAACCAGAGCATGGGCAGCCTCGCCCGGGTCATCGGCCCGCTCGTCGGCGGCTTCACCTTCGACCATGGCGGCGAGGTCGCGCCCTTCTTCGTGGCGGCCGGGATCCTCGGCGTGGCGGTGCTGATCTCCCTCCGGATCTTCCGCTCCAGGGAGCGGGCGCAGACCGCCGCCGCTTGACCTGCGACGCCCATTCCGTCAGGCCGAGGCGGAAATCCCGGGGCACGGACCTCGTTTCACTGTGGTAGGTACCCGCCCATGAAGCTCCTCAACGAGTGCCTCGCCGCCAATCGGGAGTGGTCCGCGCGCATGCGGGCCAACGACCCGGAGTTCTTCTCGCGGCTGCGCAACCAGCAGAGGCCGCAGCTCCTCTGGATCGGATGCGCGGACAGCCGCCTGCCTCCCGACCAGATCGTGGGCCGCCTGCCGGGCAGCCTCTTCGTCCACCGCAACGTCGGCAACGTCGTGGTCCACTCGGACCTCAACTGCCTGAGCGTGCTCCAGTACGGGATCGAGGTCCTCGGGATCCAGGACATCATCGTCTGCGGCCACTACGGCTGCGGCGGCGTCCGTGCCGCGATGGATCGGCGTGAGCTCGGCGGCGTGATCGACAGCTGGATCGAGCACATCTGCGACGTCCACGAGGACCACCGCGTCGAGCTCGACGCCATCGCCGACGTCGACGCCCGCGCCAACCGGCTCTGCGAGCTCAACGTGCTCGAGCAGGTGGCCAACGTCGCGCGCACCAGCATCGTCCGAAACGCGTGGAAGCGCGGCGAGCGGGTCAAGATCCACGGCTGGGTCTACGACCTCGCCGACGGCCTCGTCCGCGACCTGGCGATCCACGTCGGCTGCCCC
The Vulgatibacter incomptus DNA segment above includes these coding regions:
- the cyoE gene encoding heme o synthase gives rise to the protein MSSVAAAGVEAGRAGVVRDLVALTKPRITAMVVFTTAGGLWVAPNRLPLVPSLAVVVATAMVVSAANALNCWLERDFDALMNRTRRRPLAAGRLSPGLAVAFALGLAAVSLSVLTFAIEPLAGLLAFIALVSYVWIYTPMKRMSSDSLLVGAVPGALPPLIGYAAATGTIDLPGIVLFSILFVWQLPHFLAISILCRDDYARAGYRVFSVSRGEEATKRWTVAWAVAQLAVSLLVLPLGMAGWLYGIVATVAGVWFLADAVYGLRHGGLVWARRMMRGSLLYLAAIFTALMVGA
- a CDS encoding MFS transporter: MHRSKSPLLVIFLTIFLDLLGFGLVIPLLPFFASDLGATGFQVGIVMTAYSGMQFLCAPLWGRLSDRIGRRPVLLVSIAGNVVAMLLFAASTNLVVFFLARAFAGMANANIGTAQAYIADITPPEQRTKGMGLIGAAFGLGFVLGPAVGGLLAGISHAAPALAAAGLSALNLVLAFFILPESLKPEAREAAKLRRGSRLQAFRESLSHPFLPLLFLLFFLTTVGFAQLETTFALFTAKRFGYDVTQNGYLFAFIGVVLALVQGGIVHPLRRWAGEAAMLLVGTVGLMIGLLVIGQVHTSSGLVAACAILAFGNGLSSPALSSLVSKQAPSHSQGRILGVNQSMGSLARVIGPLVGGFTFDHGGEVAPFFVAAGILGVAVLISLRIFRSRERAQTAAA
- a CDS encoding carbonic anhydrase, which produces MKLLNECLAANREWSARMRANDPEFFSRLRNQQRPQLLWIGCADSRLPPDQIVGRLPGSLFVHRNVGNVVVHSDLNCLSVLQYGIEVLGIQDIIVCGHYGCGGVRAAMDRRELGGVIDSWIEHICDVHEDHRVELDAIADVDARANRLCELNVLEQVANVARTSIVRNAWKRGERVKIHGWVYDLADGLVRDLAIHVGCPEEIPNAQTIG